From the genome of Xiphophorus couchianus chromosome 15, X_couchianus-1.0, whole genome shotgun sequence:
GTAATTCATCTTGGACTCAAGAGGAATGCCATTTCTTAACCAAAAGGTAAAGATCCTCGTGCATGGATTATGTGCTACTAGAATATTGCGCATCCTGGAATTAGCCTTTCGGCCCCCTCCTGTCATGTATAACTTACTCATTTTCAGTGTGTGCATTTCTTCAGTAAAGGGTTCTGCCCTGCTGGGCAGAGGAGTCAGTGCTGCATGGCGTCAGGGCAAGATGGGCGCCAGGAGGATGGGTCGCCGGGGCTCTCTGGCCTGGCCAAGCCTCTCTATCTGCAGCGCTTGGAAAGATCTCTGAAGTTGGACAGTTTTCTGCGACAAACCGCTGCTATCTTTAACAGAGACATAAGGTATAGAGAAGAGGGGGGGGATGTCACAGGGACGGACGGCAGCTATTTGCATGCACTAAAGTTTCATGTTGTTATTGTAGCGACGATAGCGACGACAGCGATGGCGCTTTGGGGTCGGGCCTTTCCCTGGACGCCTCCAACCAACACGCAGCATTGTCCGTGAAGAGTGAGCCATGCGAGCAAGAAGATGCGCTATCAGACTGCAAACCCCTTAACGGAGTACTACAAGGTAAAGGTAAGAGGACGTTCAGAGTCGCATGTTTTTCTCCTGCACAAACCTCACTGCATCacgtttatttataaaatataatattcttCCTCTCATTTCAATCCAGCAGACCAAAAGGCCGATAAAACGAATCTCTACAATTTTTCAAAGttgaaaaagaacagaaaatggcTCAAGGTAATAGCAGCTTTATTTTATGCATGTAAGCATTAACGAACCAGTTAATTTATAGTTAATTATACTATAATTAACAGTCAATAAACAACTGTTTGATAGTTTATTAGTGTAGGCTTGACAGTGATATAGCTTAGCGATAGTTATTAATTATAAACACCAGTTTCCAATAAAAAATTCCATTTTTTCATTGGCTTATTTTGAACCATTTGCATTCCGTCTTAGCCTCCTTTCTTGTGTCTTCTGCAGAACATCCTCCTGAGTGACGACACAACAGACTCTGACGCAGAGTCCGACGACGCTAACTTCAGTTTGTCTCGGGAGGAGCTTCACGACATGCTTCGGTTACACCGTCACAATCGGCAGCATCAGAGCAAGTTCTACTCCGACCGAGAGGTGCCAGCAACCGGGATCCATGCTAAGAGTCCTGCCCACGTAAGAGTTCCCCTTCTAATAATTGTGTGCATGTCTCCATGCAGCTCTATCAGTATCAGTACTACAGCACAGGACTCCTGTCAAGTCATGATCCTTTCTATGAGCAGCAGCGCCACCTGGGCacgaagaaaaagaaaattaaagatgaGAAGAAAATCAAAGGTAAGGGAAGACGTGATGATGCTAGTGCTAAAACGCATAAAATATTCCacgtttttgttgttgttggttttgtttaggaaaattaaagaaagtgaagaagaaaaagaaaagaggtgaAGAATTTCTCGACGAGGAGCGTCCATATATCACCAAGGTGTTTGCAAAGTTTTCCCACGATGCTCCACTGCCCatggtgaagaaaaaacatctcaCTGTTGAACAGCTGAATGCACGGCGGCGTAAAGTGTGGCTCACCATCGCTAAAAAGGAGGTTCCTAAGGTTAGTGTGTAAGAACCAAAAGACAAACCCGCATTTGCTCTACGATTATGGACAAAATATAATCTGAAGATTGTTCTTTGTCCTtagtaacctttatttttcttcatctttattGCAGTCTTTCAAGCAGAAGACTTCTGCCAAAAACGTAGTACTCACCAACGCTAAAAAGGTAAGCAAACACACGACTACGTGCTTAGAATAAACTTTTACAGACGCTGTGAAGTTATTTTATGGCTGTAAGCCTTAACAGCTGCTTGGTGTTTTTCCAGCTGGCCCACCAGTGCATGCGAGAGGTCCGGCGTGCCGCCATCCAGGCTCAGAAGAACTGCAAAGAGACGCTGCCCCGTGCGCGACGCCTCACCAAGGAGATGATGCTCTACTGGAAGAAATATGACAAAGTGGAAAAAGAGCACAGGAAGAGAGCTGAGAAGGAAGCTCTGGAGCAGCGGAAACTCGACGAAGAGATGAGAGAGGTAGGTCACTACAGGGTCGATGTGGATGGAGACATTAGAACGGGGTTCCTACACAGCCTGGAAAAGGCATTCAATTGGATTTCACTATTTTCTGACTAAAAAGGACTGAGAATGAGGTTTATTGAGCAAAGGGATTGaattttgacatgaaaaatgttcctttacAATCTTGGATGCACTGAAGTTTACTCTCTCCGCAGGCTAAACGTCAGCAGCGTAAGCTGAACTTTTTGATCACTCAGACGGAGCTGTACGCTCATTTTATGAGCGGCAAAGCCAGCATGGGGGCACCGGAAGGGGACACGACGCAGGAGGACATTTTGCGAAAGCTTGAAGACAATTCGTCCCAGAGACAAATTGATGTGGGAGGAGGCGTGATGGTCAATGTTGGACAGGAGGATTATGGTATGATAAGCAGTTTGagcaatttatttgatttattagaCAAACAATGTGAGGcaattgtaagaaaaaaaacaaaaaaacataccaaatttccagttttactttgttttgttcaacCAATACCGTGTGTGGTCAATAAAAACCTCATATTCAATTTGATTCTAATTATACACAATCAAACGATTTTATGTGCTTACAGACAGTGAATACTACAAATCGCAGGCTTTGAGGAATGCTAGAGAAGCTTATCAGATTCACCAAGAGAGAGTAAGCTGATATTCCTCCATCTATGGAAATTCTGTCATCGCCTACAAAAAGAAGAACTCTTAAATATCCCTTTGTCGTCTCTTCACGTAGACAAGGATGTTTGACGAAGAGGCCAAAGACAGCCGCAGTGCCTCTCTGCATGTTGCGGGCAGCATGTCCTCAGGACTGGCCTCTGGGTTTGGAGAGAGCTACAGTTTGTCAAACCCCTCCATCCAAGCAGGCGAGGACATTCCTCAGCCCACCATTTTCAACGGAAAACTTAAGGGATATCAACTCAAAGGCATGAACTGGCTGGCCAACCTCTATGAACAGGTAAGTTTGTCTGTCTCTCTCAGTAAAAACTTGACTGGAAaactgaaagcttttttttctttttgttaggTTTTGgaacattgttttgcttttttggtttCCAAATCAcatcattagcattagcctaaAAATGTAACCAGGcctcaatatatatatacataaatttACACATACTTCAAAGAAGTAATATGACTTTTTGAAGTTGAATATCATCTGACTTGCTTCACCagctgattattatttatttatatttttttaagtttcatctATATTATTTAAGGGGCAGCTTCTGACGGCTGAGTCTTTCCAAGCATGGGCTGGGTTTGTTCTCACCAGTATCACTTCACATGATGAAttatccttttaaaaaaaaacaaaacaatgtataCCTCGAAGATgaattgtaaagaaaacaaacctttgGTCTTTCAGCAGCAGTATTGTGAAATATTGCAGAAGGTTTTGGGAAGTgtgaaagaagcaaaaaaataaaatcgtGAGATACTGAGTCTAGCTGCACAGTCCGCAGCAGAGATGTAAAGTGAAACCTTATTACACAAGATGGAAAccttaaacaaaaacactgcagagGTTTTCTGGGCACAACCTCGTCTCGGATTGTTAGAAGGACATGTGTTGTGTGGTGAGCTGAATCAGCATTGTAGCTCGCCTCAGGGGAAAATGAATTCCATGTTCCCGAttataatgttataatgttgAAAAAGCACTAGGTGTGTACCGATCTGGCATCGCTGTCAGGGTATGAGAACAATAAAAATCCAaagcacacttttcagataaaaaaaaaagtatgtttttttttgctttgttttgtttttacttcgcAATTGTGTTGCTGTAAAGAAATATCCGTGGGGTTGCGAAATTAGAAATGCGGAAAAACGTAAAGCGGTACAAATACTCTTGAATATTGGTAGCTTTTCTGTCTGTATTACTAAAACAAGCGAGCGTTTAGAGAGAGGTAAGAAACAGGACAGAGTGTGTGGTCAGGGTCCgtcaaaacacaaactttaaggTATTTTAGTTGTGCAATCCTTGCTTTGTGTCCTTTTTGGCAAATCATAAAATTACGTTATTAAAGCCCCCATGGAGTAATTTAactctctgtttgttttcttctctttaccACAGGGGATAAATGGAATCTTGGCAGATGAAATGGGACTTGGGAAGACGGTTCAAAGTATCGCCCTGCTGGCCCACCTAGCAGaggtgagagagagaggactGGGTCAAAGGGGCGGCGGGCTCATTTACACCTCTCCTCCATAACATGCTGGAATTTTATCTCATCGCTATTGTTTTTCACTCGTGGAAACATCTACCGGGCTGCCTCTTTGTGCACCTGCTTCCTCTAAAGAGTTCCTGGTTTGCaactctgctttttttcttttttttttgcaggtgtTGGAACATTTGACTGCATTAGTAAATATATCAGATTTCACAAATGTGAATAGTGAAATTGCCAGCTTTAGTCTTTTTCCTCTTAAGAAGGGAAGAAGTGGTAATCAGAGGGTGTGCGGCTTGTTTAGATCGATGACAGAATGACGCGCGCTGCGTTCCTCGTAGGACTTCCTGTTTTCGGGTCCCACTTTCAACCGCATACGCAAAGACCACCTGGTGTAGCAGACTAGCAGCTGATGACGTCTGCTCTTTTCCTCCGCAGAGAGACAACATCTGGGGTCCGTTCCTGATCATCTCTCCAGCGTCCACGCTCAACAACTGGCACCAGGAGTTCAGCCGCTTTGTGCCCAAATTCAAGGTGGGAATCTGTAAATGCCGACTGGATGCAGCAACGGAAACACCTGCAGAAAACGTTCCTCTCGGaaatctctgtctctttattttctgttcctcTTCTCTATTTAtgtgtcaaaaatgttaaaactggttgatttttttgtacTACAAACATCCATTAGGGGACAGTAttgtaacattattttttttactcaatagAAGGCTATTTTGaatttgtaagatttttttgaaaactagTTTTTTCGCATAACATAGCTGGCCTTTCTGGCCCTTGGATGGATGTACTTGCCAAAGTTTTCATAATCCttaactcttttcttttccatttattCCACATTGCAAGCACACATCGGAATGTAACTTAACTGTATTTTACCTGATAGACCAACACCAAGCAGTGCATAATCATGAAGTTAGAAACGAAAGGATACATggatgttaaaatgttcaaaaaaatcaaatagttttcaccacttttttttctctgatacCCCCAAACAAAAGTGAGGGACCTTGTTTTCAGACATTACCTAAAAGCTAAACGAAGTTcaaatgtgtgtaatttaatctcagcataaatACCTTTGCAAGACACTTAATAGCAGCCATAAGCTGGCTTACACACGCACCCCCACGGACCCCCGCACACGCCcacatacacatgcacacacacacacacacaatatgtctttactttactttactgTGGACCCTGACCACACACTCTGTCCTGTTTCTTACCTCTCTCTAAACGCTCGCTTGTTTTAGTAATACAGACAGAAAAGCTACCAATATTCAAGAGTATTTGTACCGCTTTAAGTTTTTCCGCATTTCAATATTCAGCTTACTTTATCATTAATTCTGGAAGAGAATCAGTTCCAGTTTGTTTTGCTAATGGGGTGCAAAAAGACCCCATTACACAATCTGAAGATAAGCTTCCTGAGCTGTGAGAGCAAACCTGACTGAAAACAATGGAATGACAGCTGGTGTTGAGTTATATAGCGACATTTACATCTTTTCACATCATGTTCTACATCAGCAGGTTAGCCTGTGATTTACGGTGAGTGCTGTACCCCGAATGTTTCCCCTGTGAACATCCGTGGtgcttatgtttttttctcttgctgaTCATCGTAGTCGTGACGGGTTCAGAGAAGGGTAGTTTCTGGGGGAGTAGATTAACTCGGTGATTATTTTGATCAGTGCCTATTCGCCGATAACAGCCGATACAGCTTTTTGCGTTTTGTCACGTTGCTGATTTGTGTCCCGCAGGTGCTGCCGTACTGGGGGAACCCCCACGACCGCAAAGTTATTCGGAAATTTTGGAGTCAGGTACAAATAAGTTTATACTGAATATATggagtgttatttatttttggtaaaaataaataacacttaAAATCCAGATTGTCTGGTCCTAAAGTCTGAAGGTTACAGGTAGTAAGAGACCAAAGCAGAATCCCACTGTTTTAAAACAACTccaatgtaaaagaaaaagctcaTAGCAATTTATgagaacaatattttattaatcttcAATCTTtcgactgtttttttttttcccacatggGGACCATTAATAATTCATACAGAAAATGGAGGTAGGAGGCGATCCGCCACCAATAACTGTCCTTTTCTAAAcgcttattttaaatggaatCTGGTGAAACATTTCCTGTCAGAGTAACAACCTATGTAATATTCAAAATCAGATACATTTCTACTTTTACAcagaacaaatttttttttctggccagAACATTTTATGCCTTTCAAGAACCCAAGTGCAAAAATAATATGGTGCCTAATCATGAACTCTATTATATTAATCTTTACGCTGTCATACTTTTTTAGGTAGTTACTTTGAATGGAAATGGTTTAAATGTTCTGAACCCAGTTCTTGCTTCACTCAGGAAGGTTTTTAGTGCCTCCAACCTCCATTTTCCTGTGTAAATAATATTTGGCTTCTATGTAAAAATATGGCTCAATGCAAACATGATGACTGTTTATAGGTTATTAAAATAGCGTTCCATGCATTAACAGGATTTTGTTGAGATGGCAGAAGTTGACTTTGTCTCTCTGtttagctgttagcttcagGCTAGCTAATCTGGATTTATGCTAAACAGAGATACTAAAACAGATATCTATTCAGAAACGATAACCGCTTATAATCTTTAACGcaattattttctcttctgtcatttttctttctcttgtagTCTGTAACTGTGTCTCTCTTTTGCCAATTCTTACTTAGAAAACACTTTATACACAAAACGCACCTTTTCACGTGGTGATCACGAGCTACCAGCTGGTAGTCCAAGATGTAAAGTACTTCCAGAGGGTCAAGTGGCAGTACATGGTTCTGGACGAGGCCCAGGCTCTGAAAAGCAGCTCCAGgtaaagcagatttttaataTGTCTGTTTTGCTGCCTGTGCTAGTTATGTTAATATTTATTCTTGGTTGTTTTAAGACTCAGTTTAGCAGAGTTACGACAAAGGAGAAATGTTAATCTCTGCAGTCCGAAACGATTTTTGACACTGAAAGCTATTAGGTGAGGTCGGCACATCATAAATCAGGCAGGATATAGATTTCAGGGACACTGTTCTTAAGctcaaaatcaacaaaaacatctggaaaaatgTTCCCACTGACTTCCACAGCTGTACAGCTCATACAAGTTTTTATTGGAGACTGATCAAAATGtgcttacttttaaaaacacataatgtAACTGGTGGATCGTATGTTAATATCAGTGAcgaacttttttctttttttttgttagcgTTCGGTGGAAAATCCTCTTGCAGTTCCAGTGTCGGAACAGACTCCTGTTGACCGGGACGCCCATCCAGAACACTATGGCTGAGGTTTGTAGTGTGTATGCATTTAAATGTATGTGTTCTTATCAGAAGTGTTAACAACTGTATGTCGTCACTATTTCTCAGCTGTGGGCCCTGCTGCACTTCATCATGCCCACATTGTTCGATTCCCACGAAGAGTTTAACGAATGGTTCTCCAAGGACATCGAGAGCCACGCTGAGAACAAGTCTGCCATCGACGAGAGTGAGTGCAACAGAAATGTTTCCCTCAGTTTGCtatttatcaatcaatcaatcaatcaaattttatttgtatagcacatttcagcagcaagacatttcaaagtgctttacatcattacaaacacagaaacacaatgcaatatagaatcaataatcaaaacaaagcattaagtcaagttccataattgattacatttcaaatacaattctaaacaggtgggtttttagttgagatttaaaagaagtcagtgtttcagctgttttacagttttctggaagtttgttccaaatttgtggtgcatagatgctgtaagctgcttctcctcgtttggttctggttctggggatgcagagcagaccagaaccggaagacctgagaggtctggaaggttgatacaacaacagcagatctttaatgtattgtggtgctaagccgttcagtgatttataaactaacaacagtatttttaagtctattctttgagctacagggagccagtggagggactttaaaactggtgttatgtgctctatcttcctggttttagtgagaacgcgagcagcagcattctggatcagctgcagctgtttgattgatttgttggacagacctgtgaagacgctgttgcaataatcaatacgactgaagatgaatgcatggatgagcttctctagatctggctgagacatcagtcctttaatcctggaaatgttcttcaggtgatagaaggccgactttgtaactgtctttatgtggctctggaggttcaggtcagagtccatcactactcccaggtttcgggcctgatcgctggttttcagttgtaataactgaagctgtgcattgactctagatcgttcctctttaggtccaaaaataataacttcagttttgtttctgttcaactggagaaagttttggcacatccacacatttatctgttctaagcatctgttcagtgattggatgggctctgagttcacctggtgacattgtaatgtagagctgtgtgtcatctgcatagttatggtagctaatattatttcctgttataacctgagctagtgggagcatataaatattgaataaaaggggtcctaggattgaaccttggggtaccccacatgtgacctttgacctctttgatgaaaagttttcaattgaaacaaagaaattcctgttctttatgtaggatttaaaccagttaagcactggaccggagagtccgacccaactctccagtcgattcagtaatatatcatgatcaacagtgtcaaaagctgcactgaggtccaacagaaccagcactgtggttctgccacagtccgtatttatatggatgtcattgaacacttttacgagggcggtctctgtgctctGTGCTATACTTTTGCATGTaatatgttgtgtgtgtttttttttttctttctcttttaagATCAGCTTTCCAGATTGCACATGATCCTCAAGCCATTCATGCTGCGCAGGATCAAGAAGGACGTGGAAAATGAACTCTCAGACAAGGTAaagacatttgtttgtttgagcaAACCTCTTGGTCAAACTATCTTTTGGATTAGTTGCAGTTCTGAACTGCCTTCAAGGAGGAATGAGGGTTTTTAATTGATTAggcatatttttattgtaaaaatgtaatgaaaactgatcatttttgaGATGTGTTCAACCTAAAACTGTATGGTATAAAACCTCATATTCTAATTGTGTGAATTATTCCTGCTCTCCACTCTTTCTGCCTCTTTGCTCACCTCAGTGACACATAAAGTGTTGCAATAAGCATGAGAGTGAAGCTTTTATTGGCATATCCTCCTGATGTATGCTGGACTCAGGGCCTCCTGCTACACACACACTTACGTTTTGGTATGCAGAGGAATGGCAGAGTTCATCACTCCTCCACATCTGtcttttttcacttcttcaTCTCAGCGCCCACAAACAGCCCTGCCAGTGCACTTCTCTTCCTTCTCCACACTTATTGGTCgtctcttgtttttctgttgattttttcctttccttctgtTATGTTTCTGCACAGTGAGATCATTCTGGCATTTGATTATCTGCTTACATTGGGATTATAATGTGAGACTTAACAGTGCTCGGTACCTGACAGAAAAAATCTTAAATGCGAACGcttaattatataaaatagtAAATTGTGTATAAATCAGAACTTTGCTGCTTCTAAATGTTATTGTTATATAAAACtagctgaaaatgttgaaatgaaagTCCTGGAAGATTTGACTTGGGGTGTAACTCTTGGTATTGCTTAATTTAGGAGAATAAGAAAAAGTAAGACCTTTTTTATTAGCTCTGAGTACGGTTGGGcaataaatctattttatcTACGAattgaatttttggtttttgaagatttagtttttggaaaatctggatagTACAGATAGATGTCAGCACACTTgaggccgccatcttgtttcacaagtattttttttatatagcttCTACTTATTTGAACTCTGAATTCAGctcaacacaaagacagaatATTTTGGGgtggcaaattatttttttaattatgagaGTAAACTCGTAATATTACATGGATACATGTGTACAAGCATAGAGTCAAGAAAAATAGAATAACATTGTAATATTGGgaaaataaagtaacaaaaaacaaaaaaaaattaaattagcatcttgtgaagttgtactttggtaaaaatgttttagatacTTTGAAACAACTGTGTCTAATTCGAAGAAAGAATTACACAAACTGAGCTGGTCAGATTAGAACCTGAAAACCAGAAACTTTGttctcattaaaataacttttcttttcttataattttaagatgtttttttttgggtgtgATAACATTGTGGCTGTTTTGggttaatattatgactatattaTCATAATTGAACAAAAATTCTCCTAGCTTGGCTCCTACTCTGCCTTTCAATTCACAGAAGTTCTGATTAAAATAAAggccactttttgaaaatattttctgtaatttgttttttagcaaAGAAAGTgagcaaaatatataaatatatatttttaagacatATCATGATAAACTGTGAGTCCCGTTGAATGTAATGGCCTTTATTGACAGTTAccagacaggaaatgggcaCATCGAGGACTATAGCCACTTTTAATGGGTCGTACGCCCCACCGTTACACCATGAGAGGCCCAATGAATGTGTTGTTCAAAGCAACTTTGTCTTCTCCCACTCTGCAGATTGAGATCCTGACCTACTGCCAGCTGACGTCCCGTCAGAGGCTGCTCTACCAGGCTCTGAGGAACAAGATCTCCATCGAGGACCTCCTCCAGTCTTCCATGGGCACGGCCCAGCAGGCCAGCAGCACCACTTCCTCGCTTATGAACCTGGTCATGCAGTTTAGGAAGGCATGTGctgttacttttgtttttctttctattcaGCCTCCAAAGTAAACCAAATTATGTGAAACTACTTGACTGTacaaagtggatttttttttttctgcatattttcctATTTACCCACAAAATCATGTATCCACAACTTGTATTTTCAGAAAGAATCACTTCTAATTGCATATTTGTATGCAGGTTTGCAACCACCCTGACCTGTTTGAGCGTCAGGAAACCCGCTCCCCTTTCCACATGTCTGTCAAGCCATACGTCATTTCCAAGTTTCTCTACCGTCATGGTCTCGTCCACACACACAACCAGGCCAAGAACAAGTACGCTCTTCTTCACTGAAACTTtctaaaagaaaagacaaaacaaaagaaaaaaacaccagcTCAATCAAAGCTGCTGCTTAATATCCAAAGTCGTTAAAAACTAATCaatccctttttttgttttgttgccaaTATACTTCAATCTATTTTAATAGGATTTATGTGATAGAGTGAATGATTGTGTAGTATATGGAAAAGGTTAATGGCTTGTACAGTTTTTTTATGCATGCTAAGTGTCATATTTTGTCATCCACAAAACATTCTAGAGCGAGCTTTTATCCCAGTCACAGCTACATGTTTTTAGTGTCTCtaccagttttttttccaaaatgcatATCTCAGGTTCAGTCAGTTTGGATGGAGACTGTCTGGGAATAGGAATATTCAAGTCTTGTCACAAAAGCTCAGAATTAGTTCTGGACATCTCATGTGCATTactctgttttgtctttttgtagcTAGTAATAGCTGTAATAGTTATACTGAGCTAAAATTTCACCCAGATGAACTTTATTTACTGACTAGGGCACTTTTAAATGAgattggttgcactggattttatttaaggttatCAGAGTAAAGATGGTGAGTACACCCCCATCTATTATGCACTcctttatgttggtctgtcacataaaatccgaATCAAATCCACTGAATCCTGAATATCTAAGGGTGTAAATACTACGTTTCTAATACCTTGCATTCTGATGGTGTTGCTCCTCACACCTACTGTTATAACCTGATCTTGTATCTCTTCTCATCTTTCTCAGATTACTACAAGTGCTGTTATCTCCTTTCTCGCCAAATCACATCCAGCAGTCCCTTTTTCATAGGAAAGGTGAGCGCCAAGCAGAAAACGTAAAACGTGGCAACAACTCCATTCTGTGTGCGACGTCATTTTcaccactttgtgttttggCTGTTCTGTCTCAGATGACGAAAAAGgaagctgcttctccttcttGCGCTTTATTGATGTGTCACCAGCAGAAATGTCCAATATGATGCTGCAAGGCACCTTAGTGAGGTGAGTGTTAAAAGTCATCCATTTACTCGCTTGGAATTTAATATGATGGAAGCGGTTATTCTGCATTGTTTACCCTACTTTTGTTTTGGGGTCCAATTTTTATAAatagattttgtgattttgtgtcCGTCTCTCAGGTGGTTAGGTCTTTTCCTGTCAATGAAAGCTGCTTACCGGCTCTACTATCAACGGCTGTTCGACCCCATGGGGGAACATCAAGACGAAGGCGACAGAGGGAGGATACAGCACAAGAGTGTGTGTCTTTCTCACAAGGATCTGATCCTGTGGCTCAACAAACCGACCGCCTTCCCCAACACACAAACCAGTCTCGTCCTCCAggttagttaaaaaaaacagagacacacacaggcACCTTCCATTCTCTTGTGAAATGTTGAAGAGAtcataaaacactaaaaaacataattaaaaattgattttaaggAGATAAAGAATCCAGTGTCCAATGGGAAAAATTGAAGGTGTACCAATTTCTGTTTTCGCTgatccttaaaaagtctgacctgatgatttttttaatggtatATATAAAGTTGCTAAGTCGACAACAGTGAGGTGAAAACGATTAACTGTGCGAGTACAGATGTGGGCGAGTCTGTCAGTCAGCCCTCTaacacagcagagcaaaatGTGACAGTGCCAGATTTTCAGACTTATGCAGATGTAGACAAGCTCGGTGGGTAAGATTggtttcacatgtaagtattggTTGATTGCTGATCATTCAAAATTAAGGAACGGTTGTGACTGCATGGCATAGCAATCAG
Proteins encoded in this window:
- the ino80 gene encoding chromatin-remodeling ATPase INO80 isoform X1, whose amino-acid sequence is MPFLNQKCVHFFSKGFCPAGQRSQCCMASGQDGRQEDGSPGLSGLAKPLYLQRLERSLKLDSFLRQTAAIFNRDISDDSDDSDGALGSGLSLDASNQHAALSVKSEPCEQEDALSDCKPLNGVLQGKADQKADKTNLYNFSKLKKNRKWLKNILLSDDTTDSDAESDDANFSLSREELHDMLRLHRHNRQHQSKFYSDRELYQYQYYSTGLLSSHDPFYEQQRHLGTKKKKIKDEKKIKGKLKKVKKKKKRGEEFLDEERPYITKVFAKFSHDAPLPMVKKKHLTVEQLNARRRKVWLTIAKKEVPKSFKQKTSAKNVVLTNAKKLAHQCMREVRRAAIQAQKNCKETLPRARRLTKEMMLYWKKYDKVEKEHRKRAEKEALEQRKLDEEMREAKRQQRKLNFLITQTELYAHFMSGKASMGAPEGDTTQEDILRKLEDNSSQRQIDVGGGVMVNVGQEDYDSEYYKSQALRNAREAYQIHQERTRMFDEEAKDSRSASLHVAGSMSSGLASGFGESYSLSNPSIQAGEDIPQPTIFNGKLKGYQLKGMNWLANLYEQGINGILADEMGLGKTVQSIALLAHLAERDNIWGPFLIISPASTLNNWHQEFSRFVPKFKVLPYWGNPHDRKVIRKFWSQKTLYTQNAPFHVVITSYQLVVQDVKYFQRVKWQYMVLDEAQALKSSSSVRWKILLQFQCRNRLLLTGTPIQNTMAELWALLHFIMPTLFDSHEEFNEWFSKDIESHAENKSAIDENQLSRLHMILKPFMLRRIKKDVENELSDKIEILTYCQLTSRQRLLYQALRNKISIEDLLQSSMGTAQQASSTTSSLMNLVMQFRKVCNHPDLFERQETRSPFHMSVKPYVISKFLYRHGLVHTHNQAKNKLLQVLLSPFSPNHIQQSLFHRKDDEKGSCFSFLRFIDVSPAEMSNMMLQGTLVRWLGLFLSMKAAYRLYYQRLFDPMGEHQDEGDRGRIQHKSVCLSHKDLILWLNKPTAFPNTQTSLVLQDLVFTASRPGILAHTDVRIHDRNSATSTLRPCEATLPPKFLLAATPKVTAVPMERYCADRSAEYEWRMMRGGGGTVYKQCFLYGSPELASDWRMRANAIHPQCPGGLMALQPRHGWSFIRIPDKESLITESGKLHTLDILLNQLKAQGHRVLIYSQMTRMIDLLEEYMVYRKHTYIRLDGSSKISERRDMVADFQSRTDIFVFLLSTRAGGLGINLTAADTVIFYDSDWNPTVDQQAMDRAHRLGQTKQVTVYRLICQGTIEERILQRAKEKSEIQRVVISGGNFKPDTLKPKEVVSLLLDDDELEKKLRQRQEEKRQQEESSKVKERKRKREKYAEKQKKNEESENKRKKEMNLVISHAPSADNSNLSADGDDSFISVEMDSAMPSPFSEISLSSELQPGSLPPDADADESSSDMLVIVDDPVSSAPQSRATNSPASVTGSVSDNMNGVSASDSISPGRGRSGRSRGRPKGSGGAAKSGGKGRGRKSTAGSAAAMAGAKAGAAAASAAAYAAYGYSVSKAGLSAAGPLQPSLARLATGPAFKLSRSSSPLAKGAPSGHSSHSQLSHGHHHSSHGASRKGKGPGGPGTR